The following proteins are encoded in a genomic region of Candidatus Poribacteria bacterium:
- a CDS encoding N-acetylmuramoyl-L-alanine amidase — MKLTLSLSAFILCLCLIAFAGENGLFELGYVVIDPGHGGKDPGCVNRWGVMEKEINLKVALLLKEVIRKAGIYRVYLTREDDRKLSLSERAEIANRFPANRTLFISLHCNSSPNGKGEGIETYVFDLEASDKFAEQVAARENAEEKVDPLKFILNDLRHRSCAPYNDLAARSVQSALVRILKAGDRKVRKAPLKVLADVKMPAILVEMGFLSNRNEQRKLRSRSYQRLIAEAIYAGIKAFAQEAGTL; from the coding sequence ATGAAATTAACTCTGTCGCTTTCGGCCTTCATTCTCTGTCTCTGTCTCATCGCCTTCGCTGGTGAAAACGGTCTGTTCGAACTTGGATATGTCGTGATCGATCCCGGCCACGGCGGAAAGGATCCGGGCTGTGTCAACAGATGGGGCGTGATGGAGAAGGAGATCAACCTGAAAGTTGCCCTGCTTTTGAAAGAGGTGATCCGGAAGGCGGGGATATACCGGGTGTATCTGACCCGTGAGGATGACAGGAAACTTTCATTGAGCGAGCGAGCGGAGATAGCAAATAGATTTCCTGCCAATCGAACGCTGTTTATAAGCCTCCATTGCAACTCCTCACCAAATGGCAAGGGCGAGGGGATCGAAACCTATGTGTTCGACCTGGAAGCCAGCGATAAGTTCGCCGAACAGGTGGCGGCGAGGGAAAACGCCGAGGAGAAGGTTGATCCGCTTAAGTTCATACTCAACGATCTGCGTCACCGATCATGCGCCCCATATAACGATCTTGCCGCCAGATCCGTGCAGAGCGCCTTGGTTCGGATTCTCAAGGCAGGCGACAGAAAGGTGAGGAAGGCACCCTTAAAGGTGCTGGCCGACGTCAAGATGCCCGCTATCCTAGTTGAGATGGGTTTTCTATCGAATCGAAACGAGCAGAGAAAGCTTAGATCACGATCATATCAGAGGTTGATCGCCGAAGCGATATATGCCGGGATTAAGGCGTTTGCCCAGGAAGCAGGGACCCTTTAG
- the flgG gene encoding flagellar basal-body rod protein FlgG, which yields MLRALWSAASGMKAQQTNMDVIANNISNVNTIAFKRLRPDFEDLIYQVVKPAGAMNISNAQIPTGIELGHGTKLTSTQSIFTVGDLQETGNKLDLAIQGDGFFKIKLGNATVYTRNGAFKKDAQGRIVTAHGLPLEPEIIIPKDATDVFISEDGTVQVKLPDQPDGMVIGRIELVKFINPAGLHHIGRGLYEETAASGQPISGKPGENGFGYIEQGMLEMSNVKIVDEMVNLIISQRAYEVNSKAIQAADEMLNIANNLRR from the coding sequence ATGCTGAGAGCGCTTTGGTCCGCCGCTTCAGGAATGAAGGCACAGCAGACCAATATGGACGTCATAGCCAACAACATCTCAAACGTCAATACAATAGCCTTCAAAAGGCTACGTCCGGATTTCGAGGATCTGATCTATCAGGTCGTAAAGCCGGCCGGGGCCATGAACATCTCAAACGCCCAGATTCCGACGGGAATAGAGCTGGGCCATGGAACGAAGCTGACCTCCACACAGAGCATATTCACCGTCGGTGACCTTCAGGAGACGGGAAATAAGCTCGATCTCGCCATTCAAGGCGACGGGTTTTTCAAGATCAAGCTCGGCAATGCTACCGTCTACACGCGAAACGGTGCCTTCAAGAAGGACGCACAAGGCAGAATAGTTACGGCGCACGGCCTGCCGCTTGAACCGGAGATAATCATTCCCAAAGACGCCACAGATGTCTTCATCTCCGAGGACGGCACCGTTCAGGTCAAATTGCCGGATCAACCGGACGGAATGGTCATCGGCAGGATAGAACTGGTGAAGTTCATCAACCCGGCGGGATTACATCACATAGGCAGAGGACTATACGAGGAGACAGCGGCCTCAGGACAGCCGATCTCCGGAAAGCCCGGCGAGAACGGATTCGGATATATCGAACAGGGGATGTTGGAGATGTCCAATGTGAAGATCGTGGATGAGATGGTCAACCTGATCATATCACAGCGCGCCTATGAGGTTAACTCAAAGGCGATCCAGGCGGCCGACGAGATGTTGAACATAGCAAATAACCTCAGAAGGTGA
- a CDS encoding response regulator — translation MRIRDNRDIFPPLRPPRSKPPFYGHSSERWRELERRIEQARRRVIEPVRRRLNLQVEYHTEPVRLWYKGEVLSGKLVTADMLIAISEGWIRRQAVNAVRAEGFRAIAANSPMSVLGHMQMTKFRGAVIDMEMPGFPGWRLIGWIRRRFPTVKLIIVGPQRPDWIRTAIQMGCFSYLYKPLDMSKLITCMRNILYTRREVCPVEQTGIACDRSCVPEGTDLQRFGREFTSSPR, via the coding sequence ATGAGAATAAGGGATAACAGGGACATATTTCCGCCGCTGCGACCGCCTAGATCTAAGCCTCCCTTTTACGGCCACTCCTCGGAGAGGTGGAGAGAGCTTGAGAGAAGGATCGAGCAGGCGCGTAGACGGGTGATAGAGCCGGTCAGGAGGAGGTTAAATCTACAGGTGGAGTATCACACGGAACCCGTCAGGCTCTGGTATAAGGGCGAGGTTCTGAGCGGCAAGCTGGTCACCGCCGACATGCTGATCGCCATATCAGAGGGATGGATCAGACGCCAGGCGGTGAACGCCGTCAGGGCCGAGGGGTTCAGGGCGATAGCTGCCAACTCACCCATGTCCGTGCTCGGGCACATGCAGATGACCAAGTTCCGGGGGGCGGTCATAGATATGGAGATGCCCGGATTTCCAGGATGGCGGTTGATAGGATGGATTCGGAGGCGCTTTCCCACGGTCAAGCTCATCATCGTCGGCCCGCAGCGTCCCGATTGGATCAGAACAGCCATACAGATGGGTTGTTTCAGCTATCTCTATAAGCCTCTCGATATGTCGAAGCTTATCACCTGCATGCGCAATATCCTGTATACCCGAAGGGAGGTCTGTCCCGTGGAACAAACGGGAATTGCATGTGATCGATCTTGCGTCCCGGAAGGGACGGATCTCCAGAGGTTTGGAAGGGAATTCACGTCGAGTCCGAGGTAG
- the flgF gene encoding flagellar basal-body rod protein FlgF produces the protein MVRGLYEAAQGMLYEQMRLDVIANNLANADSIGYKKGRIGFNLALPTNYVPPQRIILASRPLRNAGEMPWMMLTRYSVDLSEGSLRQTGNPLDFAINGEGYFSIQTPSGVRYTRDGRFSIDANGYLVTRNGYKVLGQNGPINLGVGSQIQVSKDGTIRVNGRVVDRFLIVDFPPTRGGGGLSKEGGGLLVAPSNLQPLPPNVEVLQGYLEDSNVDIVKEMVQMIEALRNYESYQKAIQAIDSTVQQLSEFVKA, from the coding sequence ATGGTGAGGGGGCTTTATGAGGCCGCTCAAGGTATGCTTTACGAGCAGATGCGCCTCGACGTCATAGCCAATAACCTTGCGAACGCCGACTCGATCGGGTATAAGAAAGGAAGGATAGGGTTCAATCTCGCTCTGCCGACGAACTACGTCCCACCTCAGAGGATCATCCTCGCCTCCAGACCCCTGCGAAATGCCGGCGAGATGCCGTGGATGATGTTGACGAGATACAGCGTGGATCTCTCGGAAGGGAGTCTCAGACAAACCGGAAATCCGCTGGATTTCGCCATAAACGGCGAGGGATACTTCTCGATTCAAACGCCGAGTGGTGTCAGATACACGCGCGATGGGCGTTTTTCGATCGACGCCAACGGCTATCTGGTCACGAGGAACGGGTATAAGGTGTTGGGGCAGAACGGGCCGATAAACCTGGGGGTAGGATCGCAGATCCAGGTGAGTAAGGATGGAACGATCAGGGTTAACGGTCGCGTTGTGGATAGATTCCTGATCGTCGATTTCCCCCCGACCAGAGGCGGTGGCGGGTTGAGCAAGGAAGGAGGTGGGCTGCTGGTCGCCCCATCGAACCTCCAACCTCTACCGCCCAACGTCGAGGTGCTGCAGGGTTACCTGGAGGACTCAAACGTCGATATCGTCAAAGAGATGGTTCAGATGATAGAGGCTCTCAGGAATTACGAGAGCTATCAAAAGGCGATCCAGGCCATCGACTCGACAGTTCAACAGCTCAGCGAATTTGTCAAAGCATAG
- a CDS encoding DnaJ domain-containing protein has product MSIKDYYEILGLSPKATDEEIKAAFRRLALRYHPDKNPGDRSAEERFRLISEAYSVLGDPHKRAEYDRKRSERSGRRGSRRRTERPQRPHHHRPLRDLLGGITIRVPRTSSSVLGRLFLSFLNTMKGKAPKGQWNIGDITVELTITMREASRGTKKVIEIRREEICPSCGGSGRGADSTLEPCTRCGGTGNVFMKKGNSVESSPCPVCDGTGFILTHPCPTCRGLGTIETPQRLSVKIPPGVRDKTRIRIKGQGRLDPRGRRGDLYAVIRIKEDEPLRREGDDIYCELDVSFVDAALGATVEVKTLDGRARLRIPPGTQSGSILRMRGRGFPKPDGSRGDQYVRINVVIPENLTPEQRRLLERFRSLN; this is encoded by the coding sequence GTGAGCATAAAGGATTACTATGAAATCCTAGGACTCTCACCCAAGGCGACTGATGAGGAGATAAAAGCCGCCTTCAGGCGGCTGGCGCTCAGATATCATCCGGATAAAAATCCCGGTGATAGATCGGCCGAGGAGAGGTTTCGCCTGATAAGCGAAGCGTATAGCGTGCTCGGGGACCCCCATAAAAGGGCGGAGTACGATAGAAAACGTTCGGAGCGTTCGGGACGAAGGGGGAGCAGGCGAAGGACGGAACGTCCACAACGACCGCATCACCATAGACCCCTCAGGGATCTGCTGGGTGGAATCACCATACGTGTTCCCAGAACAAGCTCGTCGGTGTTGGGGAGGCTATTTCTCTCATTCCTTAACACTATGAAGGGAAAAGCGCCCAAAGGCCAGTGGAACATAGGCGATATAACGGTCGAGCTCACCATCACTATGAGAGAGGCATCCAGAGGGACCAAGAAGGTGATCGAGATACGCAGGGAGGAGATATGTCCCTCATGTGGCGGTTCCGGCAGGGGAGCGGATAGCACACTGGAACCCTGTACCAGATGTGGGGGCACCGGAAATGTGTTCATGAAGAAGGGAAATTCGGTGGAGAGCAGCCCATGTCCTGTATGTGACGGGACGGGTTTCATTCTCACCCATCCATGCCCTACCTGTCGTGGACTGGGGACGATCGAGACGCCTCAGAGGTTATCGGTTAAAATACCGCCGGGCGTCAGGGATAAAACCAGGATAAGGATAAAAGGACAGGGCAGGCTCGATCCCAGGGGGAGAAGGGGGGATCTCTACGCGGTTATAAGGATTAAGGAGGATGAACCTCTTCGCAGGGAGGGAGATGATATCTACTGTGAACTCGACGTGAGCTTCGTCGATGCCGCTTTGGGGGCGACGGTGGAGGTTAAAACGCTGGACGGAAGGGCAAGGCTCAGGATACCGCCCGGAACCCAATCCGGATCGATCCTCAGAATGCGGGGACGGGGTTTCCCGAAACCGGATGGCTCTCGTGGGGATCAATACGTCAGGATCAACGTCGTCATACCCGAAAACCTCACGCCCGAACAGAGAAGGCTTCTGGAGCGATTTCGCTCCCTGAACTAG
- a CDS encoding radical SAM protein produces MRFIPAYRKLSDKEFRDKVETAREMLAECRLCPRECRVNRLEGEVGVCRSGLQVKVSSAGPHFGEEPELVGIGGSGTIFLTNCNLKCIFCQNYEISWLGEGYGCSIESIAQMMLSLQRRGCHNINLVTPTHFMPQLLEAIYLASKEGLELPIVYNCGGYESVEALKILDGVVDIYMPDLKYGDNASGARYSGVKDYFDRAKEAIKEMYRQVGNLQVDGFGIARRGLIIRHLVMPNNVARTDKVLKFIASEISPHSYVNVMDQYRPTFRANLYPEINRRITRSEYLEALSLARSLLDWQPEREKK; encoded by the coding sequence ATGAGGTTTATTCCCGCCTATCGAAAACTCAGCGATAAGGAGTTCAGGGATAAGGTTGAGACGGCCAGGGAGATGCTCGCTGAATGCAGGCTTTGCCCGCGGGAATGCAGGGTGAACCGGCTGGAAGGCGAGGTGGGAGTTTGTCGTTCCGGCCTTCAGGTCAAGGTCTCAAGCGCCGGCCCGCATTTTGGTGAGGAACCGGAACTGGTCGGTATAGGTGGATCGGGAACCATATTCCTCACCAACTGCAACTTAAAATGCATCTTCTGCCAGAACTATGAGATAAGCTGGCTCGGAGAGGGATATGGATGCTCTATCGAATCGATCGCTCAGATGATGTTATCCCTTCAGAGACGAGGATGTCACAACATAAACCTCGTCACTCCGACCCACTTCATGCCTCAGCTGTTGGAAGCGATATATCTCGCCTCCAAGGAGGGATTGGAGCTGCCGATCGTCTACAACTGTGGGGGATATGAGAGCGTTGAGGCGCTGAAGATACTAGATGGGGTGGTGGACATCTATATGCCGGATCTAAAATACGGCGATAACGCCTCCGGAGCGAGATATTCCGGCGTTAAAGATTACTTCGACAGGGCGAAAGAGGCCATCAAGGAAATGTACAGACAGGTGGGGAACCTACAGGTGGATGGGTTCGGGATAGCCAGGAGAGGGTTGATAATCAGACATCTCGTCATGCCCAATAACGTCGCTCGGACAGACAAGGTTCTCAAGTTCATCGCCTCCGAGATCTCCCCTCATTCCTATGTTAACGTTATGGATCAATACCGTCCAACCTTCAGGGCCAACTTATATCCGGAGATAAACAGAAGGATAACGAGATCGGAGTATCTTGAAGCCCTCAGCCTCGCCAGGAGTTTGCTCGATTGGCAACCGGAGCGAGAGAAGAAATAA
- a CDS encoding ABC transporter permease yields the protein MAQERGIRRQIQLPLSEAVKISFESLRIRFWRSIITTAGVFLGIAFLVSVLAGAAISSSVEANRGKEAVDAFSMEEQAQSKGEISPQQIWLITMSLIVCVVGIANSMLMAVTERFREIGTMKCLGALDRFIVELFLLESGFQGLAGAIIGAIIGLLAAVLMNLKDYGLDTFWYFPGLKVLAIIGIASIVGMILSVIGAAGPSYKAAKLPPAEAMRVEV from the coding sequence TTGGCTCAGGAGAGGGGAATAAGAAGACAAATTCAACTTCCGCTGAGCGAGGCGGTTAAAATCAGCTTCGAAAGCCTCAGGATAAGGTTTTGGCGTTCGATCATCACCACCGCAGGCGTGTTTTTGGGAATCGCTTTCCTGGTTTCGGTCTTAGCCGGAGCGGCGATATCCTCAAGCGTCGAGGCCAATAGAGGCAAGGAGGCTGTGGATGCCTTTTCGATGGAAGAGCAGGCCCAAAGCAAAGGGGAGATATCGCCCCAGCAGATATGGCTTATCACGATGTCGCTGATCGTCTGCGTAGTCGGCATAGCTAACTCGATGCTCATGGCCGTCACCGAGAGGTTCAGGGAGATCGGCACCATGAAATGTCTCGGTGCCCTGGATAGATTCATCGTGGAGCTTTTCCTGTTAGAATCCGGCTTCCAAGGTCTGGCCGGGGCAATCATAGGGGCGATAATCGGCCTGCTGGCCGCCGTGTTGATGAACCTGAAGGATTACGGCCTTGATACCTTCTGGTACTTCCCCGGATTGAAGGTGCTGGCGATAATAGGCATTGCCTCCATCGTGGGTATGATCCTCTCTGTCATCGGCGCGGCGGGTCCTTCCTATAAGGCTGCAAAACTGCCACCGGCCGAGGCGATGAGAGTGGAGGTGTAA
- the flgA gene encoding flagellar basal body P-ring formation protein FlgA, translating to MRTLRIIAPIIFSLLLLLPSLTPANALVKLMNEAEVKGGEITLGEIAHIEADTKAEAERLKAVTLISAPRPGESYRISRAHVETMLEREGIDLRSVKIEGGSVLVKRSYQRVKAERLMKALEEFLKRETGSPARVSIIPTTPVRDLLVPEGKVSIFVRSISDDPLWGWFRIKVMVDGKTAEETSIFARVRVERDVVVAVKPIRAGQRISADMVKVERMMIGLEGKDAFEKVRDVLGKIPSRSIGKGEFIKRSDLRLPVIVRRGDVVMIVARYGMIRITARGKAVENGKLGDVIEVENLSSKRHIRAEVISPGVVMVRLGGEGNVERKTLER from the coding sequence GTGAGAACCCTAAGGATAATAGCGCCGATCATCTTCTCACTCCTTCTCCTCCTCCCCTCCCTCACCCCTGCCAACGCCCTCGTCAAGCTGATGAATGAGGCGGAGGTGAAGGGCGGGGAGATCACCCTGGGTGAGATCGCCCATATCGAGGCGGATACCAAAGCCGAGGCGGAAAGGCTTAAAGCCGTGACTCTGATCTCCGCCCCGCGTCCCGGAGAGAGCTATAGGATCAGCAGAGCACATGTCGAGACGATGTTGGAAAGGGAGGGGATCGATCTCAGATCGGTTAAGATAGAGGGAGGATCGGTCCTAGTCAAAAGGAGCTATCAGAGGGTGAAGGCCGAACGGCTGATGAAGGCCCTCGAGGAATTCCTGAAGAGAGAGACGGGATCGCCTGCAAGGGTGAGCATTATTCCGACGACGCCCGTGAGGGATTTGCTCGTGCCGGAGGGAAAGGTATCCATCTTCGTCCGTTCCATCTCTGATGATCCGCTTTGGGGATGGTTCAGGATCAAAGTGATGGTGGACGGGAAGACGGCCGAGGAGACGTCGATCTTCGCCCGCGTCAGGGTGGAGAGGGATGTGGTGGTGGCCGTTAAACCCATCAGGGCCGGTCAGAGGATCTCAGCGGATATGGTCAAGGTGGAGAGGATGATGATAGGGCTTGAGGGAAAGGATGCCTTTGAAAAGGTAAGGGATGTTCTAGGTAAGATACCTTCCCGATCGATCGGAAAGGGAGAGTTCATCAAACGGTCCGATCTCCGTCTGCCGGTGATCGTCAGACGGGGCGATGTGGTGATGATCGTGGCCAGATATGGGATGATAAGGATCACGGCCAGAGGAAAGGCCGTCGAAAACGGGAAGCTCGGCGACGTAATAGAGGTTGAGAATCTCAGCTCAAAAAGACATATCCGCGCCGAGGTGATAAGCCCAGGCGTGGTGATGGTCCGTCTGGGAGGGGAAGGAAATGTTGAACGTAAAACGTTGGAGCGTTAA
- a CDS encoding 4-hydroxy-tetrahydrodipicolinate reductase → MVKVIANGAAGRMGRMIVSGVYRDPEMELVGATEYPGHPEVGRDAGEVAGVGSLGVKISPDTELAKLFEEADVAIEFTTPEATLKHLEEAVRAGKPMVIATTGYTPQQRERLEELASQIPCVIAPNMSVGVNVLLRMVSEVARILGDDYDVEIVEIHHNRKKDSPSGTALRLAEVIAKALARDLDEVAVYGRRGLVGERSRREIGIHAVRGGDVVGDHTVLFAGEGERIEIIHRAHSREAFAKGALRAAKWVVNASKGIHDIQEVLFG, encoded by the coding sequence ATGGTAAAGGTGATCGCCAACGGCGCGGCCGGAAGGATGGGTCGGATGATCGTCTCCGGCGTGTACCGTGATCCTGAGATGGAACTTGTAGGCGCGACCGAATATCCGGGACACCCTGAAGTCGGTAGGGATGCCGGGGAGGTGGCCGGGGTCGGGAGCTTGGGAGTGAAGATATCGCCTGATACGGAGTTGGCGAAGCTATTTGAAGAGGCTGACGTGGCGATAGAGTTCACCACCCCTGAGGCCACGCTCAAACATCTCGAGGAGGCGGTTCGCGCCGGAAAGCCGATGGTCATAGCCACTACGGGATATACCCCACAACAGCGCGAAAGGCTTGAGGAGCTCGCATCGCAGATCCCCTGCGTCATAGCCCCGAACATGAGCGTCGGCGTTAACGTGCTTTTGAGGATGGTCTCCGAAGTTGCCAGGATATTGGGAGATGATTATGACGTCGAGATAGTGGAGATCCATCACAACAGAAAGAAGGATTCCCCCAGCGGCACCGCTCTCAGATTGGCTGAGGTGATAGCCAAGGCGCTGGCGAGGGATCTGGATGAGGTTGCCGTCTACGGCAGGAGAGGACTCGTCGGCGAAAGAAGCAGACGCGAGATAGGGATACACGCCGTCAGAGGCGGGGATGTGGTCGGTGATCACACGGTGCTGTTCGCCGGGGAGGGCGAACGGATCGAGATCATACATCGCGCTCATAGCCGCGAGGCCTTCGCGAAAGGGGCGCTCAGAGCCGCTAAATGGGTTGTCAACGCATCTAAAGGTATTCACGATATACAGGAGGTTCTCTTCGGGTGA
- a CDS encoding ABC transporter ATP-binding protein, which translates to MATVADDVVIKTENVVKEYKMGNTIVRALRGISVEVKRGEYISIMGPSGSGKSTLFNMIGALDKPTDGKVYIEGQDMSELDTHELAWLRCHKIGYIFQTFNLIPVMTALENVTLPMIFAGIPRKEREEKGKMLLEMVGLGHRVHHKPYELSGGQQQRVAIARALANDPAILLADEPTANLDLKTGREIITLMKRLNEERGVTVISATHDLKMIDVSDRIIFIRDGLIEQIKNRDEMDIVVGTVEE; encoded by the coding sequence ATGGCAACGGTCGCCGACGATGTGGTCATCAAGACGGAAAACGTAGTCAAAGAATATAAAATGGGAAACACCATTGTCAGGGCGCTAAGGGGAATATCCGTCGAGGTCAAACGTGGTGAATATATCTCCATCATGGGCCCATCAGGTTCAGGGAAATCCACCCTCTTCAATATGATCGGCGCGCTGGATAAACCCACCGACGGTAAGGTCTATATCGAAGGGCAGGATATGTCCGAGCTGGATACGCATGAGCTGGCCTGGCTCAGATGCCACAAGATCGGCTATATCTTCCAGACCTTTAATTTGATCCCCGTTATGACCGCTCTGGAGAATGTCACCCTGCCCATGATATTCGCCGGCATACCGCGCAAAGAGCGTGAGGAGAAAGGGAAGATGCTACTGGAGATGGTCGGGCTGGGACATAGGGTTCATCATAAACCCTATGAGCTTTCGGGAGGGCAGCAGCAGCGGGTCGCCATAGCCAGAGCTTTAGCCAACGATCCGGCCATACTCCTGGCCGATGAGCCAACCGCTAACCTGGACCTCAAGACCGGCCGCGAGATCATCACCCTTATGAAACGGCTGAACGAGGAGAGAGGGGTCACCGTGATCTCGGCCACCCACGATCTGAAGATGATCGACGTCTCCGACAGGATAATCTTCATCAGAGATGGCTTGATCGAGCAGATCAAGAACAGAGATGAAATGGATATAGTGGTAGGCACCGTTGAGGAGTAA
- the rlmN gene encoding 23S rRNA (adenine(2503)-C(2))-methyltransferase RlmN, with amino-acid sequence MMTDKVNLMGLSREELESLVESWGEPRYRARQIMVWLYHKRIDDFDAMTDLSKKFRALLRDRAYVPHLEIIAKERSSIDGTTKYLFELEDGNRIESVLMFDRNRVTLCVSSQVGCGMGCRFCQTGRIGLIRNLKAWEIIAQLMEVERDIGRIRFVTNLVLMGMGEPLANYDETMKSLRLMTAPEGLMFPARKITLSTCGLVPQMRSFTREGMKVGLAISLNASDDETRNRLMPVNRRYPIREVLDAAMEWHGRVRRLFTIEYVLLKGVNDSDEDARRLVKLFRGKPAKFNLIPFNPAEGVEFQPPDIETVEQFRSILAKEGHFVASVRFSRGADISAACGQLRARYQTG; translated from the coding sequence ATGATGACGGATAAGGTCAACCTGATGGGGCTCTCCAGGGAGGAGCTCGAATCTCTGGTTGAAAGCTGGGGCGAACCCAGGTATCGCGCCAGACAGATCATGGTGTGGCTTTACCACAAGCGAATCGATGACTTCGACGCCATGACCGACCTGTCCAAGAAGTTCAGGGCCTTGCTCAGAGATCGGGCCTATGTGCCTCATCTCGAGATCATCGCCAAAGAACGATCCTCCATAGACGGGACGACCAAATATCTGTTTGAGCTTGAAGACGGAAACCGCATAGAGAGCGTGTTGATGTTCGACCGAAACCGCGTGACCCTGTGCGTCTCGAGCCAGGTCGGATGCGGGATGGGATGCAGGTTCTGCCAGACCGGTAGGATCGGCCTCATCCGAAACCTCAAAGCTTGGGAGATCATAGCCCAACTGATGGAGGTTGAGAGGGATATCGGGAGGATCAGGTTCGTGACGAACCTCGTCCTGATGGGGATGGGTGAGCCGTTGGCCAATTACGACGAGACGATGAAATCCCTCAGGCTTATGACGGCGCCCGAGGGATTGATGTTCCCCGCACGTAAGATAACGCTCTCGACATGTGGGCTTGTCCCCCAGATGAGGAGTTTCACGCGGGAGGGTATGAAGGTGGGATTGGCGATCTCGCTGAACGCCTCCGATGACGAGACCAGAAACCGGTTGATGCCCGTAAACCGGAGATATCCGATCCGAGAGGTGCTCGATGCAGCTATGGAATGGCACGGCAGGGTCAGAAGGCTCTTCACGATAGAGTATGTCCTGCTTAAGGGGGTTAACGACAGCGATGAGGATGCCCGCAGGCTTGTGAAGCTCTTCCGTGGCAAACCCGCCAAGTTTAACCTGATCCCGTTCAACCCGGCCGAGGGAGTGGAGTTCCAGCCGCCCGATATCGAAACGGTGGAGCAGTTCAGGTCGATACTGGCTAAAGAAGGGCATTTCGTCGCCTCAGTCAGGTTCAGCCGAGGAGCGGATATATCCGCCGCCTGCGGACAGCTCAGGGCCAGATATCAGACAGGTTGA
- a CDS encoding exonuclease SbcCD subunit D, protein MKVSFLHCADLHLGRMQFNSEERFEDFGRAFGQITDYAVENEVDFLLICGDLFDRRNINAQTLIQTTYHMKRLKDSSIPVIAIEGNHDRAFRRDRVSWMRYLAEEDLIILLKPQYEEGRLDLKPWDESSRTGAVVEIGGVRIYGLGYLGALTGRRLVELAQILPDKRDHFTLVMLHAGVRSMMGSEIGALDEEEMDALRGKVDYLALGHLHRRYEIDGWIFNPGAPECVDVDEAIYEKGFYHVRVSENGFQADFVPSRRRDIYLDEIDVTNAPDPDSTVEMVMKKIDWARLSSMDRPIVQLVIVGRVKFNAMDIDSEEIKAGITRNKDCLAVEVINNANLISGPSQIPGISGREEIEREVLRGLIEESKYAEWADELVEAALELKSMVRSRSDPADIVDYIKRLSARMM, encoded by the coding sequence ATGAAAGTCAGCTTCCTCCACTGTGCCGATCTGCATCTGGGCCGAATGCAGTTCAACAGCGAGGAACGGTTTGAGGATTTCGGCAGGGCGTTCGGTCAGATAACCGATTACGCCGTTGAAAACGAGGTCGATTTCCTGCTGATATGTGGTGATCTCTTCGATAGACGTAACATCAACGCCCAGACGCTCATCCAAACCACATATCACATGAAAAGGCTCAAAGACAGCTCCATCCCTGTCATCGCTATAGAGGGCAATCACGACAGGGCCTTCCGGCGCGATAGGGTCTCGTGGATGAGATACCTGGCCGAGGAGGATTTGATCATCCTGTTGAAACCGCAATACGAGGAGGGAAGGCTCGATCTCAAGCCATGGGACGAAAGTTCCAGGACCGGCGCCGTGGTGGAGATCGGCGGGGTAAGGATATATGGGCTCGGTTATCTGGGCGCTCTGACGGGGAGGAGGTTAGTAGAACTGGCTCAAATTCTCCCTGATAAGAGGGATCACTTCACACTCGTCATGCTCCATGCAGGTGTCAGAAGCATGATGGGATCGGAGATCGGCGCGTTGGATGAGGAGGAGATGGATGCGTTGCGCGGGAAAGTGGATTACCTCGCCCTCGGCCATCTACACAGAAGATATGAGATCGACGGCTGGATCTTCAATCCCGGCGCTCCGGAGTGCGTCGACGTAGACGAGGCGATCTATGAAAAGGGATTTTATCACGTGAGGGTGAGCGAAAATGGATTTCAGGCCGATTTCGTCCCCTCCCGGAGAAGGGATATCTACCTGGATGAAATAGACGTTACAAACGCCCCCGATCCCGACTCCACGGTCGAAATGGTGATGAAAAAGATAGATTGGGCAAGGCTCTCCTCGATGGACAGGCCTATAGTTCAACTGGTGATCGTTGGGCGGGTGAAATTTAACGCTATGGATATAGATTCGGAGGAGATCAAGGCGGGGATCACGCGGAACAAAGATTGCCTGGCGGTTGAGGTGATCAATAACGCCAACCTGATCTCCGGACCATCACAGATTCCGGGGATTTCCGGCAGAGAGGAGATCGAAAGAGAAGTACTAAGGGGATTGATCGAGGAGAGCAAATACGCCGAGTGGGCGGATGAACTGGTGGAGGCGGCACTGGAACTGAAATCCATGGTCCGATCCAGATCCGATCCGGCCGATATCGTTGATTACATCAAAAGGCTTTCGGCCAGAATGATGTAG